Proteins encoded together in one Vigna angularis cultivar LongXiaoDou No.4 chromosome 5, ASM1680809v1, whole genome shotgun sequence window:
- the LOC108340553 gene encoding beta-amylase translates to MVTSDRNMLQNYVPVYVMLPLGVVTVDNVFADPNGLKERLLKLRATGIDGVMVDVWWGIIELRGPKQYDWRAYRSLFHLVQECGLKLQAIMSFHQCGGNVGDVVNIPIPKWVLDIGESDPDIFYTNRSGTRNKEYLTIGVDDKPIFHGRTAIEIYSDYMKSFRENMSDFLESGLIIDIEVGLGPAGELRYPSYPQSQGWQFPGIGEFQCYDKYLKADFKAAAARAGHPEWELPDDAGQYNDVPESTGFFKSNGTYVTEKGKFFLTWYSNKLLSHGDQILEKANKAFLACKVKLAIKVSGIHWWYKVENHAAELTAGYYNLNDRDGYRPIARMLSRHHAILNFTCLEMRDSEQSSDAKSAPQELVMQVLSGGWREDILVAGENALPRYDSTAYNQIILNARPQGVNKNGPPKLMMFGVTYLRLSDDLLQQSNYDTFKKFVLKMHADQGYSEDPQNYNHVITPLKPSAPKIPIEVLLEATKPIPPFPWLPETDMKIDG, encoded by the exons ATGGTTACTTCAGACAGAAACATGTTACAGAACTACGTTCCAGTTTATGTTATGCTCCCA CTAGGAGTTGTCACTGTTGACAATGTTTTTGCAGACCCTAATGGCCTCAAAGAACGGCTTTTGAAGCTGAGAGCAACAGGTATTGATGGGGTTATGGTTGATGTGTGGTGGGGGATCATAGAACTGAGGGGGCCTAAGCAGTATGATTGGAGAGCCTATAGGAGCTTGTTTCATCTGGTTCAGGAATGTGGCTTGAAACTTCAAGCTATTATGTCATTCCATCAGTGTGGAGGGAATGTAGGAGATGTAGTTAACATCCCAATTCCCAAGTGGGTGCTCGACATTGGAGAATCTGATCCTGATATCTTCTACACCAACCGTTCAGGCACAAGGAACAAGGAGTATCTAACTATTGGTGTGGACGATAAGCCTATATTCCATGGAAGAACAGCCATTGAG ATATACAGTGACTACATGAAGAGTTTCAGAGAAAACATGTCAGACTTTTTAGAATCTGGGCTTATTATAGACATTGAAGTAGGGCTTGGCCCAGCAGGAGAGCTCAGATATCCCTCTTATCCACAAAGTCAAGGATGGCAGTTTCCTGGTATTGGAGAATTTCAG TGCTATGACAAATATTTGAAGGCAGATTTCAAAGCAGCTGCAGCAAGGGCTGGCCATCCTGAATGGGAACTGCCAGATGACGCAGGCCAGTACAATGATGTTCCCGAATCTACTGGATTCTTCAAATCAAATGGCACGTATGTCACTGAGAAAGGGAAGTTCTTCTTGACTTGGTATTCAAACAAATTGCTGAGTCATGGTGATCAAATCCTAGAGAAAGCCAACAAAGCATTCCTGGCCTGTAAAGTCAAATTAGCGATCAAA GTATCTGGAATCCACTGGTGGTACAAAGTTGAAAATCACGCAGCTGAGCTTACTGCTGGATATTACAACCTTAATGATAGAGACGGATATCGTCCCATTGCAAGAATGCTGTCTCGCCATCATGCCATTTTGAACTTTACGTGTCTTGAGATGAGAGACTCAGAACAAAGCTCAGATGCCAAAAGTGCACCACAGGAGCTCGTAATGCAG GTACTGAGTGGAGGTTGGAGAGAAGACATCCTAGTTGCTGGAGAAAATGCACTTCCAAGGTATGATTCCACAGCATACAACCAAATCATACTGAACGCAAGGCCACAAGGGGTCAACAAAAATGGCCCTCCAAAACTAATGATGTTTGGAGTGACATATCTTCGCCTATCAGATGATCTACTGCAACAATCAAATTATGATACGTTCAAAAAATTTGTGCTAAAGATGCATGCAGATCAG GGTTACAGTGAAGACCCTCAAAACTACAATCATGTCATAACTCCATTGAAGCCATCGGCACCAAAGATTCCCATTGAGGTTCTTCTTGAAGCGACTAAACCAATACCGCCATTCCCCTGGCTTCCAGAGACAGATAT